A single window of Nicotiana sylvestris chromosome 3, ASM39365v2, whole genome shotgun sequence DNA harbors:
- the LOC138888522 gene encoding uncharacterized protein, whose product MVKGSRQWHKKLPFALLGYRTTIHTSMSATPYLLVYGTEAVIPMEVEIPSLRIIAEDKIDDDEWVKTRLEQLSLIDEKRLATVCHGQLYQKRMAREYNKKVHPQKFEMGQLVLKRFLPHQAETKGKFAPNRQGPFMVTRVLSNDVLYLTDIEGKCVDMAINCDAVKRRPPGE is encoded by the exons ATGGTgaaaggttctaggcaatggcataaaaagttgccttttgccttactgggttatcgcactactattcacACTTCAATgagtgcaactccttatttgctggtctatggaactgaggcagttatacctatggaagttgagattccatcccttcggatcatTGCAGAAGataaaattgatgatgatgagtgggtcaaaacccggctagagcagttgagtttgattgatgagaaaaggttGGCtacagtatgtcatggtcaattgtatcagaagagaatggcgagagaatacaacaagaaggtgcatccTCAAAAATTCGAAATGGGTCAGCTGGTATTAAAACGCttccttcctcatcaggctgaaactaaaggcaagtttgccccaaaccgGCAGGGGCCATTCATGGTGACAAGAGTGTTATCCAATGAtgttttgtatttaacagatatagaaggcaaatgtgtagatatggctatcaattgtgatgcagtcaagag gcgcccacctggagaatga